A region from the Gemmatimonadota bacterium genome encodes:
- a CDS encoding flagellar motor protein MotB yields the protein MSSSAPAAEVLEPVPEPAAGAPAPIAPSPGPAPPEPASKPKKKESPPPVLEEESAGPPPEEGAPAWVMTFGDLMSLLLTFFILLFSMSSIEVEKFKAVAASFREALGEEGTGVISEVPPPMTQEPAKPEEVYVDSGAGQVSAAMSDIANVLQQFVQENDLSEQVDVSQDDAGVYLRIQDMALFRPGSSDIEAASVEIVQRLGLILQAIQVPLVVSGHTDDIPIRSPIFHSNWELSAARAAGVARLLVETGHEPQSMTVEAYGEYRPIGDNASPEGRAQNRRVELYYSRQSIEDTMRDRGLLPDESAGADTPPAQGGDVPAATPAEPGTPGA from the coding sequence ATGAGTTCGTCCGCGCCCGCGGCCGAAGTGCTGGAGCCGGTGCCGGAGCCCGCCGCAGGGGCCCCGGCACCGATTGCACCCTCCCCCGGCCCCGCGCCCCCGGAGCCGGCCTCCAAGCCGAAGAAGAAGGAAAGCCCCCCACCGGTCCTCGAAGAGGAGTCCGCCGGGCCCCCACCCGAAGAAGGTGCGCCGGCCTGGGTCATGACGTTTGGAGACCTCATGAGTCTCCTCCTGACCTTCTTCATCCTGCTGTTCTCGATGTCCAGCATCGAGGTCGAGAAGTTCAAGGCGGTGGCCGCGTCGTTCCGTGAAGCCCTCGGGGAAGAGGGAACGGGCGTCATCTCCGAGGTGCCTCCTCCCATGACACAGGAGCCCGCCAAACCAGAGGAGGTCTACGTCGACTCCGGCGCGGGCCAGGTCAGCGCGGCGATGTCGGATATCGCCAACGTCCTGCAGCAGTTCGTCCAAGAGAACGATCTCTCGGAGCAGGTCGACGTGTCCCAGGACGATGCGGGAGTGTACCTGCGCATCCAGGACATGGCCCTCTTCCGTCCGGGTTCGAGTGACATCGAAGCCGCGAGCGTCGAGATCGTGCAGCGGCTGGGACTGATCCTGCAGGCCATCCAGGTGCCGCTGGTGGTCTCCGGACACACCGACGACATCCCCATCCGCTCCCCGATCTTCCACTCCAACTGGGAGCTGTCCGCCGCTCGGGCGGCGGGCGTCGCGCGTCTCCTCGTGGAGACGGGCCATGAGCCGCAGTCGATGACGGTGGAGGCCTACGGCGAGTACCGGCCCATCGGAGACAACGCCAGCCCGGAGGGGCGCGCGCAGAACCGCCGGGTCGAACTCTACTACTCCCGCCAGTCCATCGAGGACACGATGCGGGATCGCGGCCTGCTGCCCGACGAGTCCGCCGGCGCGGACACTCCGCCGGCTCAGGGCGGCGACGTGCCCGCAGCGACCCCTGCCGAGCCGGGCACGCCGGGAGCCTAA
- the erpA gene encoding iron-sulfur cluster insertion protein ErpA, producing MQITLTPTALQTVEKFLEEHGTEEAGLRVAVLPGGCSGFQYSLNIDDAPEDDDEILDREGIRVFIDPFSAQYLEGVEIDYVTGMMGSGFTFKNPNASGGCGCGSSFTV from the coding sequence ATGCAGATTACGCTGACACCGACCGCGCTGCAGACGGTCGAGAAGTTCCTCGAGGAGCACGGGACCGAGGAGGCGGGCCTCAGGGTCGCGGTCCTGCCCGGTGGCTGCTCGGGGTTTCAGTATTCCCTGAACATCGACGACGCGCCCGAGGACGACGACGAGATTCTCGATCGCGAGGGCATTCGAGTGTTCATCGACCCGTTCTCCGCTCAGTATCTGGAAGGCGTGGAGATCGACTATGTCACCGGAATGATGGGTTCTGGGTTTACCTTCAAGAACCCGAATGCCTCGGGAGGCTGTGGCTGCGGCAGCTCGTTCACGGTTTGA
- a CDS encoding MBL fold metallo-hydrolase translates to MTELICFEGGPFAENTWLVVSPAARRATLVDPGAATPEALALLDERGLTLDRVLLTHAHLDHIDGLPDVMSHSSVPVRMHPDDVPLYRNATAQAAAFGLTIGVLPPVQSDLAHGQEIDLPGCRLVVRHVPGHAPGHVLFHCDAEGWAIVGDVVFRGSIGRTDLPGGDLRTLMASIRREVLSLPDDTRLLPGHGPETTVGWERIGNPFLVPHYGGDLA, encoded by the coding sequence GTGACCGAATTGATCTGCTTCGAAGGTGGGCCTTTCGCCGAGAACACCTGGCTGGTGGTCTCGCCGGCAGCCCGCCGGGCGACCTTGGTCGATCCGGGGGCCGCGACACCGGAGGCACTGGCCCTGCTCGACGAGCGCGGGCTGACCCTCGACAGGGTATTGCTCACGCACGCGCACCTCGATCACATCGACGGTCTCCCGGACGTAATGTCCCACTCGTCGGTGCCGGTGCGCATGCACCCGGACGATGTGCCGCTGTACCGGAACGCCACGGCGCAGGCAGCGGCTTTTGGCCTCACGATCGGCGTGCTTCCGCCGGTGCAGTCGGATCTCGCGCACGGTCAGGAGATCGACCTTCCCGGATGCAGGCTGGTGGTGCGACACGTCCCCGGTCACGCGCCCGGGCACGTGCTCTTCCATTGCGACGCCGAGGGGTGGGCGATCGTCGGGGACGTCGTGTTCCGAGGCTCGATCGGACGCACGGATCTTCCTGGCGGCGACCTGCGTACCCTCATGGCCTCGATTCGGCGTGAGGTGCTCTCGCTCCCGGACGATACGCGGCTCCTTCCCGGGCACGGACCCGAGACTACGGTAGGCTGGGAGCGCATCGGGAATCCATTTCTGGTCCCCCACTACGGAGGGGATCTGGCATGA
- the purH gene encoding bifunctional phosphoribosylaminoimidazolecarboxamide formyltransferase/IMP cyclohydrolase has product MNDAPRRALLSVSDKSGIEDFARALHERGWEIISTGGTAKALQAAGIPVVGVSSVTGHPEMMSGRVKTLHPAIHAGLLARRDRPDDMDALRTQGYRPIDLVAVNLYPFRETVARGGVPVGEAMEKVDIGGPTMIRAAAKSHRDVWVVVDPTDYASVVAALDEGSDHPGLRRRLAAKVFGHISAYDAAVAGYLAEGESNLLLALEGGHSLRYGENPDQAATFYPLPGPPRGLAALEQLHGRELSYNNYLDLDGALLALAPFVFATDPAVVIVKHTTPCGLALGRSTLAAYKAALRTDPVSAFGSVIATNRAVDVEAAQAMSELFIECLVAPDFEPDALEVLSRKKNVRLLRMPATPTDREGGTGVGDVPENARRAAAFVMGAGLGGAGEQLRTVFGGVLRQASPVPPFLGRESGEWRVVTRRAPTPAEEQDLRFAWAAVFAVKSNAILFAKYGATLGIGAGQMSRVDSSKLAVRKASEAGLSLAGSALASDAFFPFRDGVDAAAAAGVTAIVEPGGSVRDEEVIAAADEHGIAMVFTGRRLFRH; this is encoded by the coding sequence ATGAACGACGCGCCCCGCCGGGCTCTGCTGAGCGTCTCCGACAAGAGTGGAATCGAGGACTTCGCCCGCGCCCTCCACGAGAGGGGGTGGGAGATCATCTCCACCGGCGGGACGGCGAAGGCCCTGCAGGCGGCGGGGATTCCGGTGGTGGGAGTCTCCTCCGTCACCGGCCACCCCGAGATGATGAGCGGTCGGGTCAAGACGCTCCACCCGGCCATCCATGCGGGCCTGCTGGCCCGGCGGGACCGTCCGGACGACATGGACGCCCTACGGACCCAGGGCTATCGGCCCATCGATCTGGTTGCCGTCAACCTCTATCCGTTCCGCGAAACCGTCGCTCGAGGCGGGGTGCCGGTCGGGGAGGCGATGGAGAAGGTCGATATCGGCGGGCCCACCATGATCCGGGCGGCGGCGAAGTCCCACCGGGATGTCTGGGTGGTCGTCGATCCCACCGACTATGCGTCCGTGGTGGCCGCGCTCGATGAGGGGAGCGATCACCCGGGTTTGCGGCGGCGTCTGGCGGCGAAGGTCTTCGGGCACATCAGCGCGTATGATGCGGCGGTGGCCGGCTACCTTGCCGAGGGGGAGTCCAACCTGCTCCTGGCGTTGGAGGGAGGACACTCCCTGCGGTACGGAGAGAACCCGGACCAGGCGGCCACATTCTATCCGCTGCCCGGACCACCGCGCGGCCTGGCCGCGCTGGAGCAACTGCACGGGAGGGAGCTGTCCTACAACAACTACCTCGATCTGGACGGCGCCCTGCTCGCACTCGCCCCCTTCGTGTTCGCGACCGACCCTGCCGTCGTCATCGTGAAGCACACCACGCCCTGCGGCCTCGCCCTGGGGCGCTCCACCCTGGCGGCGTACAAGGCGGCGCTGCGTACGGACCCGGTGAGCGCGTTCGGCTCCGTCATCGCGACCAATCGGGCCGTAGACGTCGAGGCGGCCCAGGCCATGAGTGAGCTCTTCATCGAGTGTCTCGTGGCCCCGGACTTCGAGCCCGATGCTCTCGAAGTGCTCTCTCGCAAGAAGAACGTGCGTCTTCTGCGGATGCCGGCCACGCCCACGGACCGCGAAGGGGGTACGGGGGTGGGGGACGTGCCCGAGAACGCCCGTCGGGCCGCCGCCTTCGTGATGGGGGCGGGGCTGGGTGGGGCGGGTGAACAACTCCGCACAGTCTTTGGCGGAGTCCTCCGGCAGGCTTCGCCCGTGCCTCCGTTCCTGGGACGCGAGAGTGGTGAGTGGCGAGTGGTGACGCGCCGGGCTCCGACGCCTGCCGAGGAACAGGACCTGCGCTTCGCCTGGGCCGCCGTGTTCGCGGTCAAATCGAACGCCATCCTCTTTGCGAAGTACGGAGCGACCCTCGGGATCGGTGCCGGCCAGATGAGCCGCGTGGATTCTTCGAAGCTGGCCGTCCGCAAGGCCTCCGAAGCGGGGCTCTCCCTCGCCGGCTCCGCGTTGGCCTCCGATGCCTTCTTCCCCTTTCGGGACGGCGTCGACGCCGCCGCCGCCGCCGGGGTGACCGCGATCGTGGAGCCAGGCGGGTCGGTCCGTGACGAGGAAGTGATCGCGGCCGCCGACGAGCACGGCATTGCCATGGTGTTCACGGGCAGGCGCCTGTTCCGGCACTGA
- a CDS encoding RNA polymerase sigma factor codes for MSTADSREFRTLMAEYTPRLLPVAASFADRETEAEDILQEVWIQVSRTMDRRPPDAPLGAWLYRITLNVGRSHRRRRRRREGLRIGQWGWWSRDRDETRVPTIEGAQAKKRIWQAIADLPDLQKEVILLRVVEERSTAEVAQILGRAEGTVKASLHRALGKLRNEIGERHDLRLT; via the coding sequence GTGAGCACTGCGGACTCCCGCGAGTTCCGCACGCTGATGGCGGAGTATACGCCTCGGCTGCTTCCGGTGGCGGCTTCGTTCGCCGATCGGGAGACCGAGGCCGAGGACATCCTGCAGGAGGTATGGATCCAGGTGAGCCGTACGATGGACCGAAGGCCGCCCGATGCACCGTTGGGGGCGTGGCTCTATCGGATCACGCTCAACGTAGGCCGGTCGCACCGGCGAAGGCGTCGACGACGCGAGGGCTTGAGGATCGGTCAGTGGGGTTGGTGGAGTCGCGACCGCGACGAGACCCGAGTCCCCACGATCGAAGGAGCCCAGGCCAAGAAGCGCATCTGGCAAGCGATCGCCGACCTGCCGGACCTCCAGAAGGAGGTGATCCTGCTACGGGTGGTGGAAGAGCGCAGCACCGCTGAGGTAGCCCAGATCCTGGGGCGAGCGGAAGGGACGGTAAAAGCGTCGCTGCATCGGGCCTTGGGCAAACTGCGCAACGAAATCGGAGAGCGGCACGATCTTCGCTTGACATGA
- the selA gene encoding L-seryl-tRNA(Sec) selenium transferase — protein sequence MSQASRFEPRRSLPGVDRLLASPPFAGLLLEYGSPEVVRHLRAALDDLRRALGQGATAVPDAEGWAERVQARLQSEARAGLLPVINATGVILHTNLGRAVLSDAARRALDGVAGTYSALEYDLESGTRGGRATGVRSLLARLAGAEDALVVNNAAAALVLSVAALARGQAVVVGRGELIEIGGRFRIPEVVEAAGTPLLEVGTTNRTRLRDYEAALRRGEVGAILKVHPSNFRMEGFVEEAGLAELVELGGRFGVPVVHDLGTGALVDLGGAGVPDEPRVQDAVRAGPALVVFSGDKLLGGPQAGMLVGWREAVAAAARHPLARAVRSNKLTLAALEATLRHYRDSSEAWRQIPTLRMIAEPPDHVALRVDALVKRLAGRGIGARAQPCASVVGGGTLPGAELESHALALDGGEALARLLRRGAPPVVARIEGERVLLDLRTVAAEQEDALVEVLVAALTGFQPSA from the coding sequence GTGAGCCAGGCCTCCCGGTTCGAGCCGCGCCGGAGCCTGCCGGGGGTCGACCGGTTGCTCGCGAGCCCTCCGTTCGCCGGGCTGCTGCTGGAGTACGGCAGCCCGGAAGTGGTCCGTCACCTGCGGGCGGCGCTGGACGATCTGCGGAGAGCGCTGGGGCAGGGGGCCACCGCTGTTCCCGACGCTGAGGGGTGGGCGGAGCGGGTGCAGGCGCGCCTGCAGAGCGAAGCGCGCGCCGGCTTGCTGCCGGTCATCAACGCGACCGGCGTGATCCTGCACACCAACCTCGGGCGTGCCGTGCTCTCCGACGCGGCCCGGCGCGCGCTGGACGGGGTAGCCGGCACCTACAGCGCTCTGGAATACGATCTGGAGTCCGGCACGCGCGGTGGACGCGCCACCGGAGTGCGCTCCCTGCTGGCGCGGCTCGCGGGTGCGGAGGATGCGCTCGTGGTCAACAACGCTGCGGCGGCCCTCGTCCTGTCCGTCGCCGCGCTAGCGCGCGGGCAAGCTGTGGTGGTCGGGCGAGGTGAGTTGATCGAGATCGGAGGGCGGTTCCGCATTCCCGAGGTCGTCGAGGCCGCCGGGACGCCTCTGCTCGAGGTGGGGACCACCAATCGGACCCGCCTGAGAGACTACGAAGCGGCGCTACGGCGCGGGGAGGTGGGGGCCATTCTCAAGGTCCACCCCTCCAACTTCCGCATGGAGGGATTCGTCGAAGAGGCGGGGCTCGCGGAGCTTGTGGAGCTGGGCGGTCGCTTCGGCGTTCCGGTGGTGCACGACCTGGGCACCGGCGCCCTCGTCGACCTCGGTGGGGCCGGGGTGCCGGACGAGCCCCGGGTGCAGGACGCGGTCCGCGCCGGTCCGGCGCTGGTGGTGTTCTCGGGCGACAAGCTCCTGGGAGGTCCCCAGGCCGGGATGCTGGTGGGCTGGCGCGAGGCGGTTGCCGCTGCCGCCCGTCACCCCCTGGCTCGGGCGGTGCGCTCCAACAAGCTGACGCTGGCCGCATTGGAAGCCACCCTGCGGCACTACCGCGACTCCTCGGAGGCGTGGCGGCAGATTCCCACCCTCCGGATGATCGCCGAGCCTCCGGATCACGTCGCGCTGCGCGTCGACGCTCTGGTGAAACGACTCGCGGGGCGGGGGATCGGGGCGAGGGCGCAGCCCTGCGCTTCGGTGGTAGGAGGGGGCACACTGCCTGGGGCGGAACTCGAGAGCCATGCATTGGCGTTGGACGGAGGGGAAGCGCTGGCCCGGCTGCTCCGTCGGGGGGCCCCCCCGGTGGTTGCGCGCATCGAAGGCGAGCGGGTGCTGTTGGATCTGCGCACCGTGGCGGCGGAGCAGGAGGATGCCCTGGTCGAGGTGCTGGTAGCGGCGTTGACCGGTTTTCAGCCTTCCGCTTAG
- a CDS encoding MotA/TolQ/ExbB proton channel family protein: MDIGSLGGLVAGAGLVLSAIMLGSGIGAFIDIPSVLIVVGGTIAAVFIAFPGGELKMVGKVLGRVFKSPKHEMIALMQFLIECRKAVGKDGLLALEGLADKAPSEAVAKGLLLVADATDQGALQEILATERKAIQERHLTGQKIFNEAAKFAPAFGMVGTLIGLVQMLATLDDPSSIGPKMAVALLTTLYGALLANLIFLPMVTKLDRRLQVEMQQLQLAFVGMMALRKEDSIVLMREKFKAFMPERADLDAALEASA, translated from the coding sequence GTGGATATCGGGAGCTTGGGCGGTCTGGTCGCGGGTGCTGGTCTGGTACTCTCGGCCATCATGTTGGGCTCGGGGATCGGCGCGTTCATCGACATTCCCTCCGTCCTCATCGTCGTGGGCGGTACCATCGCAGCGGTATTCATCGCCTTCCCCGGAGGCGAGCTCAAGATGGTGGGCAAGGTGCTCGGTCGCGTCTTCAAGAGCCCCAAGCACGAGATGATCGCGTTGATGCAGTTCCTCATCGAATGCCGCAAGGCGGTCGGGAAGGACGGGCTCCTGGCCCTCGAGGGGCTCGCCGACAAGGCGCCTTCGGAGGCCGTGGCCAAGGGCCTGCTCCTGGTGGCCGACGCGACGGACCAGGGCGCTTTGCAGGAGATCCTGGCGACGGAACGCAAGGCGATCCAGGAGCGGCACCTCACGGGCCAGAAGATCTTCAACGAGGCGGCGAAGTTCGCGCCCGCCTTCGGGATGGTGGGAACCCTCATCGGTCTCGTTCAGATGCTCGCGACCCTGGACGATCCGTCGTCGATCGGTCCCAAGATGGCCGTGGCCCTGCTCACCACGCTGTACGGGGCGCTGTTGGCCAACCTGATCTTCCTGCCGATGGTCACCAAGCTGGACCGACGCCTCCAGGTGGAGATGCAGCAGTTGCAGCTGGCCTTCGTGGGCATGATGGCTCTTCGCAAGGAAGACTCGATCGTGCTGATGCGAGAGAAGTTCAAGGCGTTCATGCCTGAGCGGGCCGACCTGGATGCGGCCCTCGAGGCCTCCGCATGA
- a CDS encoding phosphoribosylglycinamide formyltransferase — MIRVGVLASGGGTTFQALLDHVRAQPDRCWSVSVLLSDRPSAGALERARTAGIPSAVVPVTGRSESDLTADLLGRLEDADVTVVALAGYLRLVPAPVVRAYRNRMLNVHPALLPSFGGKGMYGDHVHEAVLSSGVRLTGPTVHWVTDEYDRGRSLAQWPVPVRAGDTVERLRDRVQAAERALYPHVLDRVCAALRAGDEPSPLDWTTDWLVATQASSHDPLTLMRTSCR; from the coding sequence ATGATCCGGGTCGGAGTCCTGGCGTCGGGCGGCGGCACCACCTTCCAAGCGCTTCTAGACCACGTTCGCGCCCAGCCCGACCGCTGCTGGAGCGTGTCGGTCCTCCTCTCGGACCGTCCGAGCGCGGGGGCGTTGGAGCGCGCTCGAACGGCCGGCATACCCAGTGCCGTCGTCCCCGTAACCGGGCGCAGCGAGTCGGACCTGACTGCGGACCTGTTGGGGCGACTCGAGGATGCCGATGTCACGGTGGTGGCGTTGGCGGGTTACCTGCGACTCGTGCCAGCGCCGGTGGTGCGTGCCTACCGGAACCGGATGCTGAACGTGCATCCCGCCTTGCTTCCCTCGTTTGGCGGGAAGGGCATGTACGGAGACCATGTGCACGAAGCCGTGCTCTCCTCCGGGGTGCGCCTGACCGGACCCACCGTCCACTGGGTAACCGACGAATACGACCGCGGCCGATCCCTGGCACAGTGGCCCGTACCCGTGCGGGCCGGCGACACGGTGGAGCGGCTGCGCGACCGAGTGCAGGCCGCGGAACGTGCCCTCTATCCGCATGTGCTGGATCGCGTTTGCGCGGCGTTGCGCGCGGGCGATGAACCGTCCCCCCTCGACTGGACCACCGACTGGTTGGTGGCGACGCAGGCGTCGTCCCACGATCCCCTGACCCTGATGCGAACGAGCTGCCGATGA
- a CDS encoding efflux RND transporter periplasmic adaptor subunit, giving the protein MAFSKQTLGGFTVLLVLAALTVGVYYRLRGETPEGETSTGAEPGQADESSPETSAALQFSTQGASAVVGEPVVRDTLWMSVTADGRAEPIREAQVGALVRGAVLEVQVRESDPVGQGTLLLQIDSTEYALGVARRRSELLSAEAAYRQKILFDEEITDPELRAERERFARSISGYDQAQVALDEAELALERTHVRAPFAGRVADLKVVPGQFVNEGAELLTLVDLDPIKVEAQVLEKDLDLLSRGRRARVTFTALPGEVFDGTLETINPLVDPETGSARVTLYLRNPQGRIKPGMYARVSLEAEYFPDRILVPRRAILERDGRPMLFVARQDGDILRSEWRYVTPGRENETLVEIVDNPDTKTVEPGEIVLVDGHTYLIHDAPIRLEERLGADERRPGR; this is encoded by the coding sequence ATGGCTTTCTCGAAACAGACTCTCGGTGGGTTCACCGTTCTCCTGGTCCTCGCGGCCCTCACAGTGGGCGTCTATTACCGCCTTCGCGGCGAGACGCCCGAAGGAGAGACGTCTACCGGGGCGGAGCCGGGCCAGGCGGACGAGTCGTCTCCGGAGACTTCCGCGGCCCTGCAGTTCTCGACGCAAGGCGCGTCGGCCGTGGTCGGGGAGCCCGTGGTCCGGGACACCCTCTGGATGTCGGTGACGGCGGATGGCCGCGCCGAGCCGATCCGTGAGGCGCAGGTGGGTGCCCTGGTGCGTGGGGCCGTGCTCGAGGTGCAGGTTCGCGAGAGCGACCCGGTGGGGCAGGGGACGCTGTTGCTTCAGATCGATTCCACCGAGTACGCGCTGGGCGTCGCCCGCCGCCGGAGCGAGCTGCTCTCCGCCGAGGCAGCCTATCGGCAGAAGATTCTCTTCGATGAAGAGATCACGGATCCCGAGCTGAGGGCGGAGCGAGAGCGTTTCGCGCGCTCGATCAGCGGATACGACCAGGCGCAGGTGGCACTGGACGAGGCCGAGCTGGCGCTGGAGCGCACGCATGTGCGGGCACCCTTCGCTGGACGCGTGGCGGATCTGAAGGTGGTCCCCGGCCAGTTCGTCAACGAGGGCGCGGAGCTCCTCACGTTGGTCGATCTGGATCCGATCAAGGTGGAGGCGCAGGTCCTCGAAAAGGACCTGGACCTGCTCTCCCGGGGGCGGCGGGCTCGAGTAACCTTCACAGCCCTGCCAGGGGAGGTCTTCGACGGCACGCTCGAGACCATCAACCCGTTGGTCGACCCCGAGACCGGCAGCGCCCGCGTCACCCTCTACCTGCGGAACCCGCAGGGGCGGATCAAGCCGGGGATGTACGCGCGGGTTTCGTTGGAAGCCGAGTACTTCCCGGATCGCATCCTGGTGCCGCGGCGTGCCATCCTCGAACGCGATGGTCGGCCCATGCTGTTCGTCGCCCGTCAGGACGGAGACATCCTGCGGTCCGAGTGGCGCTACGTGACTCCCGGACGGGAGAACGAGACCCTCGTCGAGATCGTGGACAACCCCGATACCAAGACGGTCGAGCCCGGGGAGATCGTGTTGGTGGACGGCCACACCTACCTGATCCACGATGCCCCGATCCGGCTCGAGGAGCGACTCGGCGCCGACGAGCGGAGACCGGGACGATGA
- a CDS encoding c-type cytochrome domain-containing protein, translating to MQEPRRAGGRRTGADGARRGLEARLRSLAVGSVVVGVGLALVGATPGLDRPDSPRARAAGLDTSFATDVMPLLEKYCVECHGGMKDGEKVLEEGLDLTSYETLMVGSTWGTVVEAGDAENSLMVQMLVDGDMPKDADEPMPPEEIAVIRSWIDEGAPNN from the coding sequence ATGCAGGAACCCCGTCGGGCAGGGGGACGTCGAACGGGAGCGGATGGAGCTCGCCGCGGGCTTGAGGCCCGTCTGCGGAGCCTCGCGGTCGGGTCGGTGGTCGTTGGGGTGGGCTTGGCGCTGGTCGGGGCCACGCCCGGGCTGGATCGGCCGGATTCCCCGCGGGCCCGGGCGGCTGGCCTGGATACCAGCTTTGCCACCGACGTGATGCCCCTGCTCGAGAAGTACTGCGTGGAGTGCCATGGTGGCATGAAGGACGGTGAGAAGGTCCTGGAAGAGGGCCTCGACCTCACCAGCTACGAAACGTTGATGGTCGGCTCGACCTGGGGGACCGTGGTCGAGGCCGGTGACGCCGAGAACAGCCTCATGGTGCAGATGCTGGTCGACGGTGACATGCCCAAGGATGCGGACGAGCCCATGCCGCCGGAGGAGATCGCGGTCATCCGCTCCTGGATCGACGAGGGCGCCCCGAACAACTGA
- the ispG gene encoding flavodoxin-dependent (E)-4-hydroxy-3-methylbut-2-enyl-diphosphate synthase — protein sequence MSTWTRRKTVPVEIGGVTVGGDAPVVVQSMTNTDTADVASTVEQVAGLAAAGSELVRVTVNHREAARAVPEIVARLADQGVSVPIIGDFHYNGHILLTEFPDCARALAKYRINPGNVGTTRRDENFQAIVRVAVEHGKPVRIGVNWGSLDQRLLTEMMDANARAAQPKDAGDVLIDAMVESALRSAALAEETGLDHDRIVLSAKVSAVPDLIKAYRRLSPLSDFPLHLGLTEAGMGAKGIVASTAGLAVLLTEGVGDTIRVSLTPEPGGDRAVEVRVAQQILQSLQIRNFEPQVTSCPGCGRTTSTFFQEMAQQITDYIREQMPSWRQRFPGVEAMDVAVMGCVVNGPGESKHANLGISLPGTFEEPKAPVYVDGEHYTTLKGEGLVEEFKGILEAYVERTYGG from the coding sequence GTGAGCACATGGACGCGCAGAAAGACCGTTCCGGTGGAGATCGGCGGTGTGACGGTGGGTGGGGATGCCCCGGTGGTGGTCCAGTCCATGACCAACACCGATACGGCCGACGTGGCGAGCACGGTGGAGCAGGTGGCTGGGCTCGCCGCTGCCGGGAGCGAGCTGGTACGCGTGACGGTCAACCATCGCGAAGCCGCCCGCGCGGTTCCCGAGATCGTGGCCCGGCTGGCGGATCAGGGCGTCAGTGTGCCCATCATCGGCGACTTCCACTACAACGGTCACATCCTGCTGACGGAGTTCCCGGACTGCGCACGCGCGCTGGCCAAGTACCGGATCAATCCGGGCAACGTGGGGACCACGCGCAGGGACGAGAATTTCCAGGCCATCGTGCGCGTCGCCGTTGAGCACGGGAAGCCGGTGCGGATCGGAGTCAACTGGGGGTCGTTGGACCAGCGCCTCCTGACCGAGATGATGGACGCGAACGCGCGTGCGGCTCAGCCCAAGGACGCCGGCGACGTGTTGATCGATGCGATGGTCGAGAGCGCGCTGCGCTCCGCCGCGCTCGCGGAAGAGACGGGGTTGGACCACGACCGCATCGTGTTGTCGGCCAAGGTCTCCGCAGTGCCCGATCTCATCAAGGCCTACCGGCGACTCTCACCCCTCTCCGACTTCCCCCTGCACCTCGGGCTGACCGAAGCCGGGATGGGCGCGAAAGGGATCGTGGCCTCCACGGCCGGCTTGGCCGTGCTGTTGACCGAAGGGGTCGGCGACACCATTCGCGTGTCGTTGACGCCGGAGCCGGGCGGCGATCGCGCCGTGGAAGTCCGGGTGGCCCAGCAGATCCTGCAATCCCTGCAGATCCGGAACTTCGAACCGCAGGTCACCTCCTGTCCGGGCTGCGGGCGGACCACCTCCACGTTCTTCCAGGAGATGGCGCAGCAGATCACGGACTACATTCGGGAGCAGATGCCCTCGTGGCGGCAGCGGTTCCCGGGTGTCGAGGCCATGGATGTCGCCGTCATGGGATGTGTCGTGAACGGACCCGGTGAGTCGAAGCATGCCAACCTGGGGATCTCGCTCCCGGGCACCTTCGAAGAGCCCAAGGCACCCGTCTACGTGGACGGGGAGCACTACACGACATTGAAGGGGGAGGGGCTGGTCGAGGAATTCAAGGGAATCCTGGAGGCGTACGTCGAGCGGACCTACGGGGGGTGA